In Planctomycetia bacterium, one DNA window encodes the following:
- a CDS encoding fibronectin type III domain-containing protein, whose protein sequence is MDRRSSLRPVAVLERSSTWPMPSGDTILDAQDVEAHVLANAGCRLPILQPALDDYDQALRAAQLITGNSPSNVVFPDNLPTNDGNPGTPILLSPANQATGVSTTVTLTWDESDETDDYVVYIGASTPLTNPTATTTNTQWQATGLQANTLYHWRVVARDSCENTAGSEVRSFTTE, encoded by the coding sequence ATGGACCGTCGTAGTTCGCTTCGACCCGTAGCCGTTCTTGAGCGATCGTCGACGTGGCCCATGCCCAGCGGCGACACGATTCTCGATGCCCAGGACGTCGAGGCGCATGTGCTGGCCAACGCGGGATGTCGGTTGCCGATCTTGCAGCCCGCGCTGGATGATTACGATCAGGCGCTCCGTGCCGCGCAGCTCATCACCGGCAACTCGCCGAGCAATGTCGTGTTCCCCGATAACCTTCCAACGAACGACGGCAACCCCGGCACGCCGATTCTGCTCTCCCCCGCGAATCAGGCCACCGGCGTCTCGACCACCGTCACGCTGACGTGGGATGAAAGCGATGAGACGGACGACTATGTTGTTTATATAGGCGCAAGCACTCCCTTGACAAACCCGACCGCAACAACGACGAATACGCAATGGCAGGCAACGGGATTGCAGGCCAACACACTTTATCACTGGCGCGTTGTTGCCCGAGATAGTTGCGAAAATACGGCGGGTTCCGAAGTACGATCGTTCACGACTGAATAA
- a CDS encoding adenosylcobinamide-GDP ribazoletransferase, translated as MDQVLPAPKHSHGRAWRHLQGLREALGLLTPVPCASGDMRRIALAVGWIVPIGLATGILWAAIFRIAWRLYGETANMRVLPALVIVLVECLLTGPFLALGLARTMHLLTSVSPLRSQTHDEEPLSPVGSLALVLALLAQWVLLVSVPNATPWYPSQTDWRHQFVWLYPAPIYRPLVLAPIWGRWAILLAASIGRAAPQADGRTTALSESVSPSTLLVHLILPMALTSLYCSRDRNLLTGVIIGLFVFAMTYIVSIAFARRGGGQTRHSLFAAAQVAQLTFLMLYRAFWPLIHG; from the coding sequence ATGGACCAGGTTCTCCCCGCCCCCAAGCACTCTCATGGCCGCGCATGGCGGCATCTCCAGGGACTGCGCGAAGCCCTTGGGCTTCTGACCCCGGTACCTTGCGCGTCCGGCGACATGCGAAGGATTGCGTTGGCCGTGGGCTGGATCGTGCCGATCGGCTTGGCGACCGGAATTCTCTGGGCCGCGATCTTTCGCATCGCGTGGAGGCTGTATGGGGAAACGGCAAACATGCGCGTCCTTCCCGCGCTCGTCATCGTGCTGGTCGAATGCCTGCTCACCGGGCCGTTTCTGGCCTTGGGACTCGCTCGGACGATGCACCTGCTGACCAGCGTCTCGCCGCTGCGAAGTCAGACGCACGACGAAGAGCCGCTTTCGCCGGTTGGTTCGCTGGCCCTGGTGCTTGCGCTCCTGGCGCAATGGGTCTTGCTGGTCAGCGTGCCGAATGCGACACCGTGGTACCCGTCCCAGACCGATTGGCGGCATCAATTCGTCTGGCTCTATCCTGCGCCGATCTATCGGCCACTGGTGTTGGCGCCGATTTGGGGCCGTTGGGCGATTCTGCTGGCGGCGTCGATCGGGCGCGCTGCGCCGCAGGCCGATGGACGCACCACGGCGTTGAGTGAGTCCGTCTCGCCCAGCACGCTGCTCGTTCATCTCATCCTCCCGATGGCGCTGACCTCGCTTTATTGCAGCCGCGATCGGAATTTGTTGACCGGCGTGATCATCGGGCTGTTCGTGTTTGCAATGACGTACATCGTCTCCATCGCCTTTGCGCGGCGCGGCGGCGGGCAGACGCGGCATTCGCTTTTTGCCGCAGCGCAAGTGGCCCAGTTGACGTTTCTCATGCTGTATCGAGCCTTTTGGCCGTTGATCCATGGTTGA
- a CDS encoding PQQ-binding-like beta-propeller repeat protein — protein MDSALFRYTAVWFALLALPGYWEAGRLCLAQEPAANLTLRIEPRRDGEGMIPPSDPDAESWLKRAADAAADKQWKLAVDTLSRVIEQFPDRTVTLDGRTFVSAAEAAQRQFAQWPPEGLQAYRLLFDPVAQQEFAQASASQDVERLRKLTRLYRMTSIAPEAFSHLVAVLLDIDQPFEALDVLDQLENLPGHTMPPSRILLLRALALAQTGQMNEADDALAKLRHLTRDQSGGLPADWQARLDSISRYVEIKRAGPAARDDSPTGGLLPSIELSPAVTPDALWQDSLPGSGRLTPDAITNLITRTGRPPVWQATSDGQALFVTCPEGVMARDLATLELLWKSHPRLAERDPRIDAQRRLVRMYQSDNSGRLDELSTRSLYHEYRGAITSGLGMVFVLEQNGTLGELFPARDGTVPPNDAVEPEPNSIRAFEARSGRVRWTLGRGGRPGDELRFAHFYSPPIVVGERLLATYQHENDFMLGVFDAEGRIVRKVLIGTADKGMFAINTVLTPCVDETTIYIPTAAGLLVALNRHDYALRWLAMYERSRSGEVAPARRAMPLGTVQISYVQPDEWLTTPPIRAGRFVLLAAQDCGFLKAFDRRDGTLKWSFPRGDHRYIAGCDTQRVFLAGTGVLAVDLNTGRSLWSYSQKKLTGRPALCGRRLFVPTRDGLETLDAQTGQPAEPFKPSSHALGNLFVHDGALYSVSAVQLAKFPDVERSKAAALAQLATSPRDPTAHLRLAGLATLDRRWSEALEQLDRAEECLLATADRPIDQTPENDLRLRIAHQRVEALLQLAVDAPPPSARELIDRAVATAMAPRDVLAAGLAQCDHFADRGESSEAFHRALNLLASVALQTLSFTPELRVSATVAIAERLQRWWNAADPQTQIAMDTAVRRVFQTALNESRLDACRHITDACNFTPSSASLDVALARRDWAEGSLENAVFHLERVLRTTARKAVTAGSATLETSYASSELAALVLLLRAYATPGDQLPRTPAGARRVLDQLATRFARDVVPETLTELPASYRGKSVSQLIEFLRSEWPIAADAPRNRPRILQTPPYLEIGAYEVVAAYYPSDVTAFFDPANPLDIHADLLPIRIMRQMRGVDVRGKAQAEVFWACDLEPTLEMIDEPAVQRIVSIRPADSATEGCVALLSGARQMAAVGLLTGRAAWPPIPLEGESSELPKPSMVQADGILVYATRANVLTAVPARMDASPLWRRTFPNHRLESLSVADGQIVAIDRRSATVFVLDPFSGRIRRQFSLTPSAPPSEDEEEVADEITLRDRDAAPTIVGSIVCQAAFKKVTARDVSTGRVLWERGVSGRIRRLLPLNRELVGVCYRGQRIAVVRASTGDVIADLETTGLLLPPADAVVEYPKGASSGSRVTTSGARLVLHTNTDDDPPDYLVACYELESQALLWKRNLGRFAVISPGMLRASTDYLPIIEYRIRPDAPRQLMDRGASHLDVAAFDVLDKSTGKSMLAAPFVHNRDLAADEFGRARLFTDLLVFNDRIVAVASEGYYVLQRAPGPPRDPAVDRGTMEGQPTP, from the coding sequence ATGGATTCTGCCCTGTTTCGATACACCGCTGTATGGTTTGCGTTGCTCGCCCTGCCCGGATACTGGGAGGCCGGGCGTCTGTGTCTCGCCCAGGAACCCGCCGCCAATCTCACCTTACGGATCGAACCTCGTCGCGATGGCGAGGGCATGATTCCGCCCAGTGATCCCGATGCTGAATCGTGGCTGAAGCGCGCCGCCGATGCCGCAGCCGACAAGCAATGGAAACTCGCGGTCGATACGCTCTCCCGCGTCATTGAGCAGTTTCCCGACCGCACGGTCACATTGGACGGTCGGACGTTTGTCTCGGCAGCCGAAGCGGCACAGAGGCAATTCGCTCAATGGCCTCCTGAAGGCCTCCAGGCCTATCGCCTCCTGTTCGATCCGGTCGCGCAGCAGGAGTTCGCACAGGCGAGCGCGTCGCAGGATGTGGAACGGTTGCGGAAACTGACTCGTCTTTACCGGATGACTTCCATCGCCCCCGAGGCTTTTTCGCATCTTGTCGCGGTTCTCCTTGATATCGATCAGCCGTTTGAGGCACTGGACGTTCTTGACCAACTCGAGAACCTGCCCGGCCACACGATGCCCCCCTCGAGGATTCTGTTATTGCGCGCCCTGGCCCTGGCTCAAACAGGGCAGATGAATGAAGCTGACGATGCCCTGGCCAAGCTACGACACTTGACGCGCGATCAGTCCGGCGGCCTGCCCGCCGATTGGCAGGCCCGGCTCGATTCAATCTCTCGGTATGTCGAAATAAAGCGCGCGGGACCAGCTGCTCGGGACGATTCACCGACCGGTGGATTGCTCCCTTCCATCGAATTGTCCCCTGCGGTGACGCCGGATGCGCTCTGGCAGGACTCCCTCCCCGGTTCCGGACGACTCACGCCCGATGCGATTACAAACCTGATCACACGAACCGGTCGGCCTCCGGTTTGGCAGGCGACCTCCGATGGCCAGGCGCTTTTTGTCACCTGTCCCGAGGGGGTGATGGCCCGAGATCTGGCAACGCTGGAACTTCTGTGGAAATCGCATCCGCGCCTGGCGGAGCGCGACCCACGCATCGATGCGCAGCGGCGGCTGGTGCGAATGTACCAATCCGACAACAGCGGCCGGTTGGATGAACTTTCCACGCGAAGCCTCTACCACGAATACCGCGGCGCGATCACCTCGGGACTGGGCATGGTATTCGTACTCGAGCAGAACGGAACACTGGGTGAGCTGTTTCCTGCACGAGACGGCACGGTGCCGCCCAATGATGCGGTGGAACCCGAGCCGAATTCCATTCGCGCCTTCGAAGCGCGCAGCGGCCGGGTGCGATGGACCCTCGGCCGCGGGGGCAGACCCGGAGATGAATTGCGTTTTGCACACTTCTATTCGCCGCCGATCGTCGTCGGCGAGCGACTTCTTGCAACGTATCAGCACGAGAACGACTTCATGCTCGGCGTTTTCGATGCCGAGGGCCGGATCGTACGCAAAGTACTCATCGGAACGGCCGACAAAGGGATGTTCGCCATTAACACAGTTCTGACGCCCTGCGTTGACGAAACGACGATCTACATTCCAACCGCCGCGGGGCTGCTCGTCGCGCTGAATCGGCATGACTACGCGCTGCGCTGGCTCGCCATGTATGAACGCAGCCGCAGCGGCGAAGTTGCGCCGGCTCGTCGTGCCATGCCACTGGGCACCGTCCAGATCTCGTATGTTCAACCAGACGAATGGCTGACAACGCCTCCGATCCGGGCAGGCCGCTTCGTGCTCCTTGCCGCGCAGGACTGCGGATTTCTCAAGGCGTTTGACCGCCGCGACGGAACGCTCAAATGGTCCTTCCCCCGCGGCGATCATCGCTATATCGCCGGATGCGATACGCAACGCGTCTTCCTCGCTGGAACCGGTGTCCTCGCGGTCGATCTCAACACCGGACGCAGCCTCTGGTCCTATTCCCAAAAGAAGCTCACCGGTCGACCGGCCCTCTGCGGCAGGCGCTTATTCGTTCCAACCCGAGATGGCCTGGAAACACTCGACGCACAAACCGGCCAGCCGGCCGAACCGTTCAAACCATCGAGCCACGCGCTGGGCAACTTGTTCGTACACGACGGCGCCTTGTATAGCGTCAGCGCTGTCCAGCTCGCGAAGTTTCCCGACGTGGAACGATCGAAAGCCGCAGCCTTGGCGCAGCTCGCAACGTCACCGCGCGATCCCACCGCGCACCTGCGACTCGCCGGGCTTGCTACCCTGGATCGCCGCTGGAGCGAAGCCCTGGAACAACTCGACCGCGCCGAGGAGTGCCTCCTCGCTACGGCCGATCGTCCCATCGATCAAACGCCTGAAAACGACCTCCGCCTGCGTATCGCCCATCAGCGTGTGGAGGCGCTTCTACAGCTCGCGGTCGACGCGCCGCCGCCCTCCGCGCGCGAACTCATCGATCGAGCAGTCGCCACCGCCATGGCACCGCGCGATGTTCTCGCCGCGGGGTTGGCCCAGTGCGATCATTTCGCAGACCGCGGTGAATCGAGCGAGGCTTTCCATCGCGCACTGAATTTGCTCGCGAGCGTGGCTTTGCAGACCCTCTCATTCACTCCAGAGCTTCGCGTCAGCGCCACGGTGGCCATCGCCGAGCGGCTCCAGCGCTGGTGGAATGCCGCTGATCCGCAGACGCAGATCGCGATGGATACCGCCGTGCGCCGAGTGTTTCAAACAGCGCTGAATGAATCCCGCCTCGACGCCTGCCGCCACATCACCGATGCCTGCAATTTCACGCCGTCTTCCGCGTCACTGGACGTGGCGCTGGCCCGTCGCGACTGGGCGGAAGGGTCCCTTGAGAATGCCGTGTTTCACCTTGAGCGCGTCCTGCGTACGACGGCGCGGAAGGCCGTCACCGCGGGCAGCGCGACGCTCGAAACCTCCTATGCGTCTTCAGAATTGGCCGCGCTGGTGTTGTTGCTCCGGGCTTACGCGACCCCGGGGGATCAACTCCCGCGCACGCCGGCCGGCGCTCGACGCGTGCTCGATCAACTGGCTACGCGCTTCGCGCGTGACGTCGTACCGGAGACCCTGACCGAACTGCCCGCATCATACCGCGGCAAGTCCGTCTCACAGCTTATCGAATTTCTACGAAGTGAATGGCCCATCGCTGCCGATGCCCCGCGCAATCGCCCGCGCATCCTGCAAACACCGCCCTATCTCGAGATCGGCGCGTATGAAGTCGTCGCCGCCTATTACCCCTCCGACGTCACCGCGTTCTTCGATCCCGCCAATCCTTTGGACATCCATGCTGACTTGTTGCCCATTCGTATCATGCGACAAATGCGAGGGGTCGACGTGCGCGGCAAGGCCCAGGCCGAAGTCTTCTGGGCTTGCGACCTCGAGCCAACCCTCGAGATGATCGATGAACCGGCGGTGCAGCGGATCGTATCAATACGCCCCGCCGACAGCGCAACCGAAGGCTGTGTTGCCCTGCTTTCCGGTGCGCGGCAGATGGCTGCGGTCGGGCTGCTTACCGGCCGGGCGGCTTGGCCACCGATTCCGCTTGAGGGAGAATCGAGCGAACTGCCCAAGCCGTCCATGGTCCAGGCAGACGGCATTCTTGTTTACGCCACACGTGCCAATGTTCTGACGGCTGTGCCCGCGCGGATGGACGCGTCGCCACTCTGGCGGCGCACCTTCCCGAATCACCGTTTGGAAAGTCTGTCCGTCGCGGACGGCCAGATCGTCGCGATTGATCGCCGTTCGGCCACGGTCTTTGTCCTCGATCCCTTCAGCGGTCGAATCCGCCGTCAATTCAGCCTGACTCCTTCCGCACCGCCTTCGGAAGATGAAGAGGAAGTGGCCGATGAGATCACACTTCGCGATCGGGACGCGGCGCCAACGATCGTTGGCTCAATCGTCTGTCAGGCGGCTTTCAAGAAGGTGACCGCGCGGGATGTTTCCACCGGTCGAGTCTTGTGGGAGCGAGGTGTAAGCGGGCGCATTCGCCGATTGCTTCCGCTGAATCGCGAACTGGTGGGCGTCTGTTATCGCGGCCAACGCATCGCCGTCGTTCGCGCATCCACTGGTGACGTGATCGCCGACCTTGAGACCACGGGGCTTCTGCTCCCGCCGGCCGATGCAGTTGTCGAATATCCGAAAGGGGCGTCGTCCGGTTCGCGTGTGACGACTTCGGGCGCGCGGCTGGTGCTGCACACCAACACCGATGACGATCCCCCGGACTACCTCGTTGCATGTTACGAATTGGAATCGCAGGCGCTGCTCTGGAAACGCAACCTCGGCCGGTTCGCCGTGATCAGCCCCGGCATGCTTCGTGCCTCTACGGATTATCTCCCGATCATCGAATACCGAATTCGACCCGACGCCCCGCGCCAGCTCATGGACCGCGGCGCCTCCCACCTTGACGTCGCAGCCTTCGACGTGCTGGATAAGTCCACCGGCAAGAGCATGCTGGCCGCGCCATTCGTTCACAACCGCGATCTGGCTGCCGACGAGTTCGGTCGGGCGAGGTTGTTTACCGATCTGCTGGTGTTCAACGACCGGATCGTGGCGGTTGCGTCGGAAGGTTACTATGTTCTGCAAAGGGCACCCGGCCCGCCGCGCGACCCCGCGGTGGATCGCGGAACCATGGAGGGGCAACCGACACCATGA
- a CDS encoding terpene cyclase/mutase family protein: protein MNRMRRWRRMTAVILALFLLFVGAPAQDGIFSAPAASFAAPTDLARHPPLVTPPTQAGIDKALKFLAARQASDGAFREQGGLGTYPVSMTALAGLALAGSGSTPTQGPYAPHLRKSLTFILRSAQRNGLICRAGEEEARSMYAHGFSMLFLAEVMGMEDDADRLNQIRFTLQKAVELTGRSQSNLGGWLYTPDMNGDEGSVTVTQVQGLRAARNAGIAVPKKVIDHAMEYLEKSVQPDGGIAYRVGMTGSRPPITAAAVACWFNAGQYNNPLALNALRYCKQNIGIGENRGGTWGHWFYAHLYYAQVNYLAGEETWKAYYPKVRDHLLATQNEDGSWDGDSVGHVYGTAIALMILQLPYNNLPIMQR from the coding sequence ATGAATCGAATGCGACGCTGGCGACGCATGACTGCCGTAATATTGGCACTCTTTCTCCTGTTCGTCGGAGCGCCCGCGCAGGACGGGATCTTTTCCGCACCCGCTGCGTCGTTCGCCGCGCCGACCGACCTCGCCCGTCATCCGCCGCTGGTGACGCCCCCGACGCAGGCCGGAATCGATAAGGCCCTGAAATTCCTCGCCGCGCGACAGGCTTCCGACGGAGCCTTCCGTGAACAGGGCGGTCTGGGCACGTATCCGGTCTCCATGACTGCCCTGGCCGGCCTGGCTTTGGCGGGTTCGGGGAGCACGCCGACCCAGGGGCCTTACGCCCCCCACCTTCGCAAGTCGCTTACGTTCATCCTTCGTTCCGCACAGCGCAATGGACTGATCTGTCGCGCCGGAGAGGAAGAAGCCCGTTCGATGTACGCGCACGGGTTCTCCATGCTCTTTCTCGCCGAAGTGATGGGCATGGAAGACGATGCCGATCGCCTCAATCAGATTCGCTTCACGCTTCAGAAAGCCGTCGAACTGACGGGACGCTCGCAGAGCAATCTCGGCGGCTGGCTGTACACACCCGACATGAACGGCGATGAAGGGTCGGTCACCGTGACACAGGTGCAAGGGCTTCGCGCGGCGCGCAACGCAGGCATCGCCGTGCCGAAAAAAGTCATTGATCACGCCATGGAGTACCTTGAGAAATCGGTGCAGCCCGACGGCGGGATCGCCTACCGCGTCGGCATGACGGGTTCACGTCCGCCGATCACGGCGGCGGCCGTCGCGTGCTGGTTCAACGCGGGTCAATACAACAACCCGCTGGCGCTCAATGCCCTGCGCTATTGCAAGCAGAACATCGGGATCGGCGAAAACCGCGGAGGCACCTGGGGCCACTGGTTCTACGCCCATTTATACTATGCCCAGGTAAATTACCTCGCCGGCGAAGAAACCTGGAAGGCGTACTATCCGAAGGTGCGCGATCATCTCCTGGCGACCCAGAACGAGGACGGCTCCTGGGATGGCGACTCCGTAGGCCACGTTTACGGCACGGCCATCGCCCTGATGATCCTCCAGCTCCCCTACAACAACCTTCCGATCATGCAGCGTTAG
- a CDS encoding ComEC/Rec2 family competence protein: protein MRSSDIDIMAKPALVRPASPPAGDLPSAQSSSDRIVAAPAPLMWPAVFAMVGIAIDNALMIPLWLAILPVVLGAVWLAWRRGGGRAWAVGVCLASVSVGAVRHALSDRWLAQDHLEHFTRAEPVLATVRGVVLGDPIIHEPNPDTPRAYDSGPRTRFLLRATAIEGTHGALAASGVAIVTVRAPVGSIDVGDAVQLTGWLHRILPPRNPGAYDWRLHHRRAGVRVGLSCDHAESVRIVTRRAVGGWMRLLQALRDHLRGYLVDEAFDEGEPEAGVLEAMVLGQRGTVQRAINEAFVRTGNSHFLAASGTNVGWVALIGWWLTTRVGGVHYRKAAVVVAALILVYVLIAEPQPSIWRAGVIGLLGCFSVYRTGQPHVRNWLACAALLILLFDPAALFRPAFQLSFLAVLALADIEPRLARGAAMACLLLRWPVLAARFDPRRRVSARPILLDLEEGRSLRRRLIGVLPVRLVTTSVAIWLAAAPLVLYQFNMLTPWAPLGTLALWVLVAPLTCVGFLTVVAGLVIPSSAMIFAPLLECGTRSVLGLVGLLEQLPGTMVHGRSPSVAWTLCAYGILAWWVYRPGRLSHRRWLPWAAVLLVTWWWIPPRWVLRQPGALSAWFLAVGDGSATILELPDGRVIAFDLGTRSSFDAGPTVHAFLESRGITRLDAVYVSHTDFDHYSGIETLLRRIAIGRIVITDHFEPFAPPGSSPNLFLASVRRRGVPIEIVTGHDTLELGPGLDARLLWPPPRSERQFARPNDTSMVMKLTWQGRSILLTGDIDFIAMAGLLSASKPDAGDAPPRVDLSADVLALPHHGSVVGNTAEFIAAVNPQVCIRSTGQRRAFTTSGIEDLCAGRVYFSTSEVGCVRALIRDGAVKATSHLVDVPRSAVPYP, encoded by the coding sequence ATGCGTAGTTCAGATATAGACATCATGGCCAAGCCCGCGCTGGTTCGGCCGGCGTCGCCTCCGGCGGGCGATTTGCCATCGGCTCAAAGTTCCAGCGATCGCATCGTTGCAGCGCCTGCGCCGCTCATGTGGCCGGCCGTCTTTGCAATGGTCGGCATCGCGATCGACAACGCCTTGATGATCCCGCTGTGGCTCGCGATCCTTCCGGTGGTGCTCGGCGCGGTTTGGCTGGCTTGGCGGCGCGGCGGCGGGCGTGCCTGGGCGGTTGGTGTTTGCCTCGCGTCGGTTTCGGTTGGCGCGGTGCGTCACGCCTTGAGCGATCGGTGGCTTGCGCAGGATCACCTGGAACATTTCACGCGTGCTGAACCGGTCCTGGCAACGGTGCGAGGCGTCGTGCTCGGCGATCCGATCATTCATGAACCGAATCCGGATACGCCGCGCGCATACGACAGCGGCCCGCGGACGCGGTTCCTGCTGCGGGCCACTGCGATAGAGGGAACCCATGGTGCGTTGGCTGCGTCAGGCGTCGCGATCGTGACGGTTCGCGCGCCCGTCGGATCCATCGACGTGGGCGATGCCGTGCAATTGACCGGCTGGCTGCATCGCATTCTTCCGCCGCGAAACCCCGGTGCCTATGACTGGCGGCTGCACCATCGTCGCGCCGGAGTTCGCGTCGGGTTGTCCTGCGATCACGCGGAGAGCGTTCGCATCGTGACGCGGCGGGCAGTCGGCGGATGGATGCGTTTGCTTCAGGCACTGCGAGATCATCTGCGGGGTTATCTGGTGGACGAGGCGTTCGACGAGGGCGAACCTGAAGCGGGCGTTCTTGAGGCCATGGTGCTGGGGCAGCGTGGGACGGTGCAACGCGCCATCAATGAGGCATTCGTTCGCACCGGAAATTCGCATTTCCTTGCCGCCAGCGGCACAAACGTCGGATGGGTCGCGCTCATCGGCTGGTGGCTGACGACACGCGTCGGAGGAGTCCATTATCGCAAGGCGGCCGTTGTCGTGGCCGCGCTGATTCTGGTTTATGTACTCATCGCCGAGCCGCAACCGTCGATCTGGCGAGCCGGTGTCATTGGGCTGCTCGGATGCTTCAGCGTCTACCGAACCGGCCAGCCCCATGTTCGCAATTGGCTGGCATGCGCCGCGCTGTTGATTCTCCTGTTTGATCCTGCCGCGTTGTTTCGACCGGCGTTTCAGTTGAGCTTCCTGGCGGTGCTGGCGCTCGCGGACATCGAACCGCGCCTCGCACGCGGTGCGGCGATGGCCTGTCTGCTGCTTCGCTGGCCGGTACTGGCCGCTCGGTTCGATCCGCGACGGCGAGTATCAGCACGACCGATCTTGCTCGACCTGGAGGAAGGCCGATCACTGCGGCGCCGCCTGATCGGTGTCTTGCCCGTGCGGCTCGTCACGACCTCTGTCGCCATTTGGCTGGCCGCCGCGCCGCTCGTGCTCTATCAATTCAATATGCTGACGCCGTGGGCCCCGCTGGGAACGCTCGCGCTGTGGGTGCTGGTCGCGCCGCTTACGTGCGTCGGATTTCTGACAGTTGTCGCCGGGCTGGTGATCCCTTCCTCTGCGATGATTTTCGCTCCGCTGTTGGAGTGCGGCACGCGCAGCGTCCTGGGGCTTGTTGGGCTGCTTGAACAACTCCCCGGAACGATGGTGCACGGCCGCAGCCCATCGGTCGCATGGACGCTGTGCGCGTACGGCATCCTTGCATGGTGGGTCTATCGGCCCGGTCGCCTTTCGCATCGACGTTGGCTACCTTGGGCGGCGGTTCTTCTCGTGACCTGGTGGTGGATCCCGCCCCGATGGGTACTGCGCCAACCCGGCGCGCTCTCGGCGTGGTTCCTCGCGGTCGGCGATGGAAGCGCGACCATCCTCGAGCTTCCGGACGGCCGCGTCATCGCATTCGATCTTGGCACGCGTTCGTCCTTTGACGCCGGACCAACGGTTCATGCTTTTCTGGAGAGCCGGGGGATCACCCGTCTCGATGCTGTTTATGTGTCGCACACGGACTTTGATCATTACAGCGGAATCGAAACGCTGCTTCGCCGCATAGCGATCGGTCGGATCGTCATCACCGATCATTTTGAACCCTTCGCGCCGCCGGGGAGTTCGCCGAATCTGTTTCTTGCGTCGGTACGCCGAAGGGGTGTCCCGATCGAGATTGTGACGGGGCACGACACGCTCGAACTGGGGCCTGGGCTGGATGCAAGGCTCCTTTGGCCGCCGCCTCGGAGCGAGCGTCAATTCGCCCGGCCTAACGACACGTCGATGGTGATGAAGCTCACCTGGCAGGGGCGGTCGATTCTGCTCACCGGCGACATCGACTTCATCGCCATGGCAGGGTTGCTATCCGCGTCAAAGCCCGACGCCGGCGATGCGCCGCCGCGCGTCGATTTGTCGGCCGATGTCCTGGCGCTCCCGCATCACGGAAGCGTCGTGGGGAACACCGCCGAATTCATCGCCGCTGTAAACCCGCAAGTGTGCATCCGGTCAACCGGACAGCGCCGGGCTTTCACCACCAGTGGAATCGAGGATCTTTGCGCCGGGCGGGTTTATTTCAGTACGTCCGAGGTCGGTTGTGTTCGCGCGCTGATTCGCGACGGCGCCGTCAAGGCCACGAGCCATCTGGTCGACGTGCCTCGGTCCGCCGTGCCGTATCCATGA